One window of the Chryseotalea sp. WA131a genome contains the following:
- a CDS encoding prolyl oligopeptidase family serine peptidase: MKKYLLILLVALCHSAWSQSDLSYQTPPDDIKKLVDAPLTPSVWFSPDKSVMVLLDRSDLPSIEELSRPELRIAGLRINPDNFGPSRNNFFIGMKVKKLSDKKDYEITGLPNGIQMSSPAFSPDSKKFSFIQTWPDRLELWVVDLTTLSAKKLSSRKVNATMGGVPYSWLSNSNSILYASAANEGNQAPIKTRVPSGPVVEENLGKKAPSRTYQDLLKNPYDESLFEFHCTSQLIVVSLDGSEKTVGSPNIFAPVQASFNPSPDGKMILTKTIQKPYSYLVPASLFAMSVQVMDLNGVLLKKIADMPLSDNVPLGFNAVAKGPRSHAWRSDQSATLFWAEAQDGGDPKVKADIRDKVYQWVAPFSATPSLLVSTPLRFSTVIWGNEKVAWVYENWWVDRKQRVYQIDPSTTATKKTVFDYSFEDAYNDPGNVVTAANVYGRQTMVIQNNSVFLTGDGSSPEGDLPFLDRLDLTSLKKTRVWRCEAPYYEWVAGLLDAKKISFVTSRESNAENPNFFIRSIDSKTITPLTNFPHPYPQIKDVKKQVLRYKRDDGVEMTADLYLPPNYRKEDGPLPTFVWAYPAEYKSKAAAGQVKGSPHTFTRINAGGPLFWVMRGYAVLDNASMPIVGEGTAEPNDTYIPQLVSNAKAVVEYGSSLGVVDRNRVGVGGHSYGAFMTMNLLAHCDYFKAGIARSGAYNRTLTPFGFQSEERSYWEAPEVYYNMSPFSNADKINEPVLMIHGEADNNSGTFPIQSERMYNAIKGHGGTARFVLLPYESHGYRARESVLHTLAEMDTWLEKYVKGTTELPAKTKVDIKN; the protein is encoded by the coding sequence ATGAAAAAATATCTCCTTATTTTACTTGTTGCACTTTGCCACTCGGCTTGGTCGCAAAGCGATCTCTCCTACCAAACGCCACCTGACGACATCAAAAAATTGGTGGATGCTCCACTCACGCCATCGGTTTGGTTTTCGCCAGATAAATCGGTGATGGTGTTGCTCGATCGGTCGGATCTCCCCTCCATCGAAGAACTTTCTCGACCAGAATTACGCATAGCCGGGCTGCGCATCAACCCCGATAATTTTGGCCCCAGCCGCAATAATTTTTTCATTGGAATGAAAGTAAAGAAGCTCAGCGATAAAAAAGATTATGAAATCACCGGGCTTCCGAACGGAATACAAATGAGCAGTCCCGCTTTTTCACCGGATAGCAAAAAGTTTAGTTTCATTCAAACATGGCCCGACCGCCTAGAGCTTTGGGTGGTGGATTTAACTACGCTTTCCGCGAAGAAATTATCTTCCAGAAAAGTAAACGCCACCATGGGCGGAGTCCCTTATTCATGGTTGTCAAACTCTAACTCCATTCTCTATGCAAGTGCTGCCAACGAAGGCAATCAGGCCCCCATAAAAACACGTGTGCCATCTGGCCCGGTGGTAGAAGAGAACTTGGGCAAGAAAGCTCCTTCGCGCACGTATCAAGATTTGCTAAAGAATCCCTATGATGAATCGTTGTTTGAATTTCATTGCACGTCACAATTAATAGTCGTCTCGCTCGATGGCTCCGAAAAGACAGTGGGAAGTCCAAATATTTTCGCTCCCGTTCAGGCTTCATTCAATCCATCGCCCGATGGCAAAATGATACTTACTAAAACCATTCAAAAACCGTATTCCTATTTGGTGCCTGCTTCCTTATTTGCGATGTCGGTTCAAGTCATGGATTTGAACGGAGTGTTGCTCAAAAAAATTGCCGACATGCCGCTGTCCGATAATGTTCCGCTCGGGTTCAATGCCGTTGCCAAAGGGCCACGGTCGCATGCATGGAGAAGCGATCAATCTGCTACATTGTTTTGGGCCGAGGCGCAAGATGGTGGTGATCCAAAAGTAAAAGCAGACATACGCGATAAAGTTTATCAATGGGTCGCCCCATTTTCTGCCACTCCGAGTTTGCTTGTGAGCACACCACTACGATTTAGTACAGTAATTTGGGGTAATGAAAAAGTTGCGTGGGTGTATGAAAATTGGTGGGTCGATCGTAAACAGCGCGTTTATCAAATTGATCCTTCCACTACTGCAACTAAAAAGACAGTATTTGATTATTCGTTTGAAGATGCCTATAACGACCCCGGCAATGTAGTCACAGCTGCAAATGTGTATGGTCGGCAAACGATGGTCATTCAAAATAACTCCGTTTTCCTTACAGGAGATGGCTCTTCACCAGAAGGGGATTTGCCCTTCTTGGATCGATTGGATTTAACATCGTTAAAGAAAACAAGAGTGTGGCGATGCGAAGCGCCCTATTATGAATGGGTAGCAGGATTATTAGATGCCAAGAAAATTTCATTTGTCACTTCGCGTGAATCGAATGCAGAGAATCCTAATTTCTTTATTCGATCGATTGACTCCAAAACAATTACTCCGCTCACTAATTTCCCTCATCCATATCCGCAAATCAAAGATGTGAAAAAACAAGTGCTTCGCTACAAGCGCGATGATGGAGTGGAGATGACGGCTGATTTGTATTTACCTCCGAATTATAGAAAAGAAGATGGTCCACTGCCCACTTTTGTTTGGGCCTACCCGGCAGAGTACAAATCCAAAGCCGCAGCGGGACAGGTGAAAGGATCGCCACACACCTTTACGCGGATCAATGCGGGAGGGCCGTTGTTTTGGGTAATGCGTGGTTATGCCGTGCTGGACAATGCATCCATGCCGATTGTAGGTGAAGGAACGGCCGAGCCAAACGATACCTACATTCCTCAACTAGTGAGCAATGCGAAAGCAGTAGTGGAATATGGAAGTTCGCTGGGTGTGGTGGATAGAAATCGAGTGGGTGTAGGTGGCCATAGTTATGGCGCCTTCATGACCATGAATTTGCTAGCGCATTGTGATTATTTTAAAGCAGGCATTGCGCGCAGTGGTGCGTACAATCGCACGCTTACACCTTTTGGTTTTCAAAGCGAAGAGCGTTCATATTGGGAAGCACCGGAAGTTTATTACAACATGTCGCCCTTCTCGAATGCCGATAAAATAAACGAACCCGTTTTAATGATTCATGGAGAAGCCGACAACAACAGTGGCACCTTTCCGATTCAAAGCGAGCGCATGTACAATGCCATCAAGGGTCACGGTGGCACAGCCCGGTTTGTGCTGCTGCCCTACGAAAGCCACGGCTACCGTGCGCGTGAATCTGTACTACACACACTAGCCGAAATGGATACTTGGCTAGAAAAATATGTGAAGGGCACCACTGAATTGCCTGCAAAGACCAAAGTGGATATTAAGAATTGA
- a CDS encoding amidohydrolase family protein, with protein sequence MAFSKKTWIGLPVLVLIFLGLAFWLIGKIQYRLNVMDVEEYEPVSTLVVPKHPLKRAKFPFVDVHNHQWGMPVQNLDNLVEEMDSLNMGVMVNLSGFRGKVLEWSLSNVHKNHPSRFAIFLNINFEELDDAGWPNEALAMMDEAVKQGVRGLKVYKSLGLTDKDNDGKRIAVDDPRLDPIWAKCGELGIPVLIHSGEPNSFWKPKDKHNERWLELKQEPDRYRDPAKVPPFEQIMSEQHHVFRKHPQTKFIDAHLGWFGNDLERLGKLFDEMPNVYTELGAVLAELGRQPKAARAFMIKYQDRIMFGKDTYKKEEYYTYFRVLETGDEYFDYYRKRHAHWKMYGLELPDSVLRKVYYKNALQVIPGIDKSLFPTE encoded by the coding sequence ATGGCATTCTCGAAAAAGACTTGGATAGGCTTGCCTGTTTTGGTATTGATTTTTCTTGGGCTCGCCTTTTGGCTGATTGGCAAAATTCAATACCGCTTGAATGTGATGGACGTGGAAGAGTACGAACCCGTCTCTACGCTGGTCGTTCCGAAGCATCCGCTTAAACGAGCCAAGTTTCCGTTTGTGGATGTGCACAACCACCAGTGGGGAATGCCCGTTCAGAATCTCGATAATCTGGTGGAGGAGATGGATTCGCTGAACATGGGCGTGATGGTGAACCTGAGTGGCTTTCGCGGAAAAGTGTTGGAGTGGTCGCTGAGCAACGTGCACAAAAATCACCCCAGTCGTTTTGCTATTTTCTTGAATATTAATTTTGAAGAGTTGGATGATGCGGGTTGGCCCAACGAAGCGTTGGCAATGATGGATGAAGCCGTGAAGCAAGGAGTGAGAGGATTAAAAGTGTATAAAAGTCTCGGTCTAACAGATAAAGACAATGACGGCAAACGAATTGCTGTTGATGACCCGCGTCTCGATCCCATTTGGGCGAAGTGTGGGGAATTAGGTATTCCTGTGTTGATTCATTCTGGAGAACCAAATTCTTTTTGGAAGCCGAAAGACAAACACAACGAACGCTGGCTTGAACTAAAACAAGAACCTGATCGATATCGCGACCCCGCAAAAGTGCCTCCATTCGAACAAATCATGAGCGAACAGCACCATGTGTTTCGCAAACATCCTCAGACTAAATTTATTGATGCCCACTTAGGTTGGTTTGGAAATGATTTAGAACGGTTGGGAAAATTGTTTGACGAAATGCCAAATGTTTACACAGAACTAGGGGCAGTACTGGCAGAGTTGGGCAGGCAACCAAAAGCAGCACGTGCCTTTATGATCAAGTACCAAGATCGGATTATGTTTGGCAAAGACACGTACAAAAAAGAAGAGTACTATACCTACTTCCGGGTGTTGGAAACAGGCGATGAATATTTTGATTACTACCGCAAACGCCACGCCCACTGGAAAATGTACGGCCTTGAATTGCCCGATTCAGTTTTGAGAAAAGTGTACTACAAAAATGCCCTGCAGGTAATACCGGGTATTGATAAGAGTTTGTTCCCAACGGAGTAA
- a CDS encoding DUF2911 domain-containing protein, with protein MVKKILIGLGIVLLAIVGFLVYSNLFPKSPRKVSEFSHQGLNIKVTYSQPFKKGRLIFGEEKDKALQPYGKYWRLGANATTDITFSKDVSFAGKPIKSGTYRMYAVPGPTSFQVSLNSEAGVFFGAREPDYTKDVIKVDVPVRESPTETEQFIINFASDSTGVNMDFVWDKIIVRVPITLQ; from the coding sequence ATGGTAAAGAAAATATTGATTGGCCTTGGCATTGTGCTGTTGGCCATCGTTGGCTTTTTAGTTTACAGTAATTTATTTCCGAAAAGCCCTCGAAAGGTTTCTGAGTTCAGTCATCAAGGGTTGAATATCAAAGTAACTTACAGCCAGCCCTTCAAAAAAGGCAGACTTATTTTTGGCGAAGAGAAAGACAAAGCGCTTCAACCTTACGGTAAATACTGGAGGCTCGGTGCGAATGCAACTACTGACATTACGTTTAGCAAAGATGTAAGTTTTGCGGGCAAGCCAATCAAATCAGGCACGTATAGAATGTATGCCGTGCCTGGCCCTACGTCTTTTCAAGTATCGTTGAACAGTGAAGCAGGTGTATTCTTTGGAGCAAGAGAGCCAGACTACACAAAAGATGTAATCAAAGTAGACGTACCTGTTAGGGAATCACCAACTGAAACCGAGCAATTCATTATCAATTTTGCCAGCGATTCAACAGGTGTGAACATGGATTTTGTGTGGGACAAAATCATCGTACGCGTTCCCATTACACTTCAATAA
- the gdhA gene encoding NADP-specific glutamate dehydrogenase has product MSHSSILENVKKRNPNEPEFLQAAEEVIASVLPVLEKNPAFARLKLLERMLEPERLISFRVTWLDDKGEVQVNRGYRVQMNSAIGPYKGGLRFHPSVTPSVLKFLAFEQIFKNALTGIPMGGGKGGSDFDPKGKSDNEVMKFCQAFMGELARHISHRLDVPAGDIGVGGREIGYLFGAYKKIKNEFTGVLTGKGIGWGGSLIRTEATGYGLIYFAENMLQNVGSSIKGKTCLVSGSGNVSQYAIEKIIHLGGKVITASDSNGIIIDEAGFTQEKLEFLKDLKNNRRGRIKEYADKYKCVYQEVDTRADHNPLWNVKADCAFPCATQNEVNTKDANNLVKNGVKLVGEGANMPTTIEGINVLLDNGVMYSPGKASNAGGVATSGLEMTQNFMGSNWTREEVDAKLVGIMKNIHDTCLAAAKEYGKPGNYMVGANIAGFLKVAKAMQAQGVI; this is encoded by the coding sequence ATGAGCCATTCTTCCATTCTTGAAAATGTAAAAAAGCGCAACCCCAATGAGCCAGAATTTTTGCAAGCGGCCGAAGAGGTAATCGCTTCCGTGTTGCCCGTACTAGAAAAAAATCCAGCGTTTGCCAGACTAAAATTATTGGAGCGTATGTTGGAGCCCGAGCGCTTGATTTCATTTCGGGTTACGTGGCTAGATGATAAGGGCGAAGTACAAGTAAATCGCGGCTACCGCGTGCAGATGAATAGTGCTATTGGTCCTTACAAAGGCGGTTTGCGATTCCACCCTTCGGTAACACCTAGTGTGTTAAAGTTTTTGGCCTTCGAACAGATTTTTAAAAATGCCCTTACGGGGATACCCATGGGTGGTGGAAAAGGAGGAAGCGATTTTGACCCCAAGGGAAAATCAGACAATGAGGTAATGAAATTTTGCCAGGCCTTTATGGGTGAATTGGCAAGGCATATCAGTCACCGATTGGATGTTCCTGCGGGCGATATTGGTGTGGGCGGCCGCGAGATTGGGTATTTGTTTGGTGCGTACAAAAAAATAAAAAATGAATTTACAGGTGTGCTTACAGGAAAAGGTATTGGCTGGGGAGGCAGTTTGATTCGCACGGAAGCTACTGGATATGGTTTGATTTACTTTGCCGAGAACATGTTGCAAAACGTGGGCAGCAGCATCAAAGGAAAAACGTGTTTAGTTTCCGGTTCTGGAAACGTATCACAGTACGCCATTGAAAAAATCATTCACTTGGGCGGAAAAGTGATTACCGCTTCTGATTCGAATGGAATCATTATTGATGAAGCTGGCTTTACGCAAGAGAAGTTGGAGTTCCTAAAAGATTTGAAAAATAATCGCAGAGGGCGCATCAAAGAATATGCAGACAAGTACAAGTGCGTTTACCAAGAAGTGGATACAAGGGCTGACCACAATCCGCTTTGGAATGTGAAGGCTGATTGCGCTTTTCCATGCGCCACACAAAACGAAGTGAACACAAAAGATGCCAATAACTTAGTGAAGAACGGGGTGAAGCTAGTAGGTGAAGGTGCCAACATGCCAACCACCATCGAAGGCATTAATGTTTTGTTGGACAATGGTGTGATGTATTCTCCTGGCAAAGCAAGCAACGCGGGCGGTGTGGCCACATCTGGTTTAGAGATGACTCAAAATTTTATGGGTTCGAATTGGACGCGCGAAGAGGTGGATGCAAAACTGGTGGGCATTATGAAAAACATTCACGATACCTGTTTGGCCGCGGCCAAAGAATACGGCAAGCCTGGCAACTACATGGTAGGCGCCAACATTGCTGGTTTCTTGAAAGTTGCCAAGGCAATGCAAGCACAGGGGGTGATTTAA
- a CDS encoding S9 family peptidase: MKKLLFIAALAIACSQPKKSEISKYPVTEKGAVVDTLFGTPITDPYRWLENDTLKETSDWVEKQIAFTTNYMNSIPYRGDIRKRLGEVYNYERLGAPFRYGDYFYYSKNDGLQNQSVYYRKKGEKGEPEVFLDPNTFSADGTTRLGGMSFSKDGSRLVYQVAKSGSDWTEAVAIDPFTKKILDDTLRGLKFSSIAWLGNDGFFYTKYPSLKGTSKITAKAENQKLYYHKLGNPYSQDDIIFGDDTNPRRYVWSYLTEDEQLQVILATNGTSGQELYVRDLTQPNSKIVTVVSNQENDHSVVDKIGKTLLIQTNYKAPNQRLVKVELSRPTPDQWQDVIPEGKSVASFSTGGGKIFADYTVDVKSLIKQFDLSGKFERDVALPGIGSAGWGGARKNEMDIYYSFTSFLYPTTIFKYNIPSGKSEEVTAPKVSFQASDYEMIQKFYKSKDGTQVPMFIVYKKGTQQNGKNPTMLYGYGGFNISLTPYFDPSLIVWLENGGIYAQPNLRGGGEYGEEWHKAGIKMKKQNVFDDFIGAAEYLIAEKYTSNNYLAIQGASNGGLLVGACMTQRPDLFKVALPGVGVMDMLRYHKFSAGPGWSPDYGTADDSKEMFEYLKSYSPVHNLKAANYPATLVNTADHDDRVVPGHSFKFSAGLQAAQTGPAPVLIRIDRKSAHGSSNLSKALDLDADQFAFTWYNMGVIPPMVKKDM; this comes from the coding sequence ATGAAAAAACTCCTATTCATTGCGGCCCTTGCTATTGCTTGTTCGCAGCCCAAGAAATCTGAAATTTCGAAATATCCTGTCACCGAAAAGGGCGCTGTGGTAGATACATTGTTTGGCACACCCATAACCGATCCATACCGTTGGCTTGAAAATGATACATTAAAGGAGACATCTGATTGGGTTGAAAAGCAAATCGCTTTTACAACAAATTACATGAATAGCATTCCATACCGGGGCGATATACGCAAACGGCTTGGGGAAGTCTACAATTACGAACGTTTAGGCGCTCCGTTTCGATATGGTGATTACTTCTACTATTCGAAAAATGACGGGCTTCAAAATCAGAGCGTGTATTATCGTAAAAAGGGAGAAAAAGGGGAGCCCGAGGTTTTTCTAGACCCAAATACATTTTCGGCAGACGGCACCACTCGGCTTGGTGGAATGTCTTTTTCAAAAGATGGATCGCGTTTAGTTTATCAAGTTGCAAAAAGCGGTTCCGATTGGACGGAGGCAGTAGCGATTGATCCCTTTACAAAGAAAATTTTGGATGATACTCTTCGGGGGCTAAAATTTTCTTCCATCGCGTGGCTTGGCAACGATGGTTTTTTTTACACAAAGTACCCTTCATTAAAAGGCACTAGTAAAATTACTGCCAAAGCTGAAAACCAGAAACTCTATTACCACAAATTGGGGAACCCATACTCGCAGGATGACATTATTTTTGGAGATGATACTAATCCCAGGAGATACGTTTGGAGCTACTTAACGGAAGACGAACAGCTGCAAGTGATTTTAGCAACCAATGGCACTTCCGGACAAGAGCTGTACGTAAGAGATTTGACACAACCGAATTCAAAAATAGTGACTGTGGTAAGTAACCAAGAAAATGATCACTCCGTAGTGGATAAAATTGGAAAAACTTTGCTCATTCAAACCAATTACAAAGCCCCAAACCAGCGCTTAGTAAAAGTTGAGTTGTCTAGACCCACTCCTGATCAGTGGCAGGATGTAATACCTGAGGGTAAGAGTGTAGCAAGTTTTTCAACCGGAGGCGGTAAAATTTTCGCAGACTATACAGTGGATGTAAAGTCATTGATAAAACAGTTCGATCTGTCGGGCAAATTTGAGCGCGATGTGGCACTGCCTGGAATTGGATCAGCAGGATGGGGAGGTGCTCGAAAAAATGAGATGGATATCTACTATTCCTTTACTTCGTTTCTTTATCCCACCACCATTTTTAAGTATAACATTCCGAGCGGGAAATCCGAAGAGGTTACAGCACCCAAAGTTAGTTTTCAGGCATCGGATTATGAGATGATTCAAAAATTTTACAAAAGCAAGGATGGCACCCAAGTGCCGATGTTCATTGTGTATAAAAAAGGAACGCAGCAAAATGGGAAAAACCCAACTATGTTGTATGGCTATGGAGGGTTTAACATTTCGTTAACTCCGTACTTCGACCCGTCCTTGATTGTTTGGTTAGAGAATGGAGGAATTTATGCGCAACCAAACCTCAGGGGTGGAGGTGAGTATGGCGAAGAATGGCATAAGGCAGGAATAAAAATGAAAAAGCAAAATGTTTTTGACGATTTCATTGGCGCTGCAGAATACCTCATTGCCGAAAAATACACTTCAAATAACTACTTAGCAATCCAAGGCGCTTCAAATGGTGGTCTATTAGTGGGCGCATGCATGACGCAACGTCCAGACCTATTCAAAGTTGCTTTACCCGGAGTGGGTGTAATGGATATGCTTCGCTACCATAAATTCTCCGCGGGCCCTGGTTGGTCTCCTGACTATGGGACTGCCGATGACTCGAAAGAAATGTTTGAATATCTCAAATCATACTCTCCAGTTCACAATTTGAAGGCAGCCAACTATCCGGCAACATTGGTAAACACGGCTGATCATGACGACCGCGTGGTGCCAGGCCACTCGTTCAAATTTTCAGCTGGCCTTCAGGCAGCCCAAACAGGCCCCGCGCCAGTATTGATTCGGATCGACCGAAAGTCTGCTCACGGTTCATCTAACCTTTCGAAAGCTTTGGATTTAGATGCCGATCAATTTGCTTTTACTTGGTATAACATGGGCGTGATTCCACCGATGGTGAAGAAGGATATGTGA
- a CDS encoding tryptophan-rich sensory protein — MKTTYLSLLNLIGLVAVIIVNTLAITLPINGMSTGAISDLYPSLFTPAGFTFSVWSAIYLLLITFSIYQFWLQREAYFSELSLWFLLSCVANASWILVWHHLFTLASVVIMLLLLFSLTRIFLLLQQHKMKDAWQWIALKLPFLFYLSWICVATIANISCLLLDWKWDGGFLSPEIWTVTMIAIAAVLGLFMAYRFKEPAFLLVLMWAFFGIYSKRVNADYQLIADAARIATVVIAIMFGGLIVIFWQAKTTRPK, encoded by the coding sequence ATGAAGACAACCTACCTTTCCCTTCTCAATCTCATCGGCCTGGTGGCCGTCATTATCGTCAATACGCTCGCCATCACGCTTCCGATTAATGGTATGAGTACGGGTGCTATTTCAGATTTATACCCGAGCTTGTTTACGCCCGCGGGCTTTACGTTTTCGGTTTGGAGCGCGATTTACCTGTTGCTCATTACTTTTTCGATCTACCAATTTTGGTTGCAACGCGAAGCTTATTTTTCTGAATTATCCTTGTGGTTTTTGCTCTCGTGCGTTGCCAACGCCAGTTGGATTTTGGTTTGGCACCATTTATTCACGTTAGCTTCTGTGGTCATCATGCTGTTACTGCTGTTTTCGCTCACACGAATCTTTTTGTTGCTTCAGCAACATAAAATGAAGGACGCGTGGCAGTGGATAGCGTTAAAGCTGCCGTTTTTGTTTTATCTCTCTTGGATTTGCGTGGCCACCATTGCCAACATTTCGTGTTTGCTGTTGGATTGGAAGTGGGACGGTGGTTTTCTCTCACCCGAAATTTGGACGGTAACGATGATCGCCATTGCAGCCGTACTCGGATTGTTTATGGCCTATCGATTTAAAGAGCCTGCTTTTCTGTTGGTGTTAATGTGGGCCTTCTTTGGTATTTACAGCAAGCGCGTGAATGCCGATTATCAACTAATTGCTGATGCTGCGAGAATTGCTACCGTGGTGATAGCGATTATGTTTGGTGGATTGATTGTTATTTTTTGGCAAGCTAAAACTACTAGGCCGAAGTAA
- the serS gene encoding serine--tRNA ligase: protein MLQLQTLRENTQAVIDGLAKRHLKDASELVNKALELDKQKRALLTDTQERETKANADSKKIGELMKSGKADEATTLRAQVAQEKEIIKANGVRLESVDKELTQVLYKIPNVPATNVPAGKSAEDNLYEAPIGEIPTLSSDALPHWELIKKYDIIDFELGVKIAGAGFPVYKGKGAKLQRALINFFLSEADKAGYIEMQPPIVVNEDSGYGTGQLPDKEGQMYFVNADGLYLIPTAEVPITNLYRDVIVSEADLPIKNVGYTPCFRREAGSWGAHVRGLNRLHQFDKVEIVQVCKPEDSYRILEEMSEHVAGLLKKLELPFRRLLLCGGDMGFNSAMTYDFEVFSAAQQRWLEVSSVSNFETYQANRLKLRYKNKEGKMQLLHTLNGSALALPRIVAAILENNQTPEGIKIPKVLVPWTVFEWVN, encoded by the coding sequence ATGTTGCAATTGCAAACCTTACGCGAAAATACGCAGGCCGTTATCGATGGACTGGCGAAACGACATTTGAAAGATGCCAGCGAATTAGTAAACAAAGCCCTTGAGCTCGATAAACAAAAGCGTGCCCTCCTTACCGATACCCAAGAAAGAGAAACCAAAGCCAATGCCGATTCAAAAAAAATTGGAGAGCTGATGAAAAGTGGCAAGGCCGATGAAGCCACCACCTTGCGTGCTCAGGTAGCACAAGAAAAAGAAATCATTAAAGCAAACGGGGTTCGCTTAGAAAGTGTTGACAAAGAACTGACCCAAGTACTTTATAAAATCCCCAACGTGCCAGCCACCAACGTGCCCGCAGGCAAATCGGCAGAAGATAATTTATATGAAGCGCCTATTGGCGAAATCCCCACACTGAGCAGTGATGCACTTCCTCATTGGGAGTTGATTAAAAAATACGACATCATCGATTTTGAGCTGGGCGTAAAAATAGCGGGGGCAGGCTTCCCCGTCTACAAAGGGAAAGGAGCAAAGTTGCAACGCGCGTTGATCAATTTCTTTTTGAGCGAGGCCGACAAGGCAGGCTACATTGAAATGCAACCACCTATTGTGGTGAACGAAGACTCTGGCTATGGCACAGGCCAACTTCCCGACAAGGAGGGGCAAATGTATTTTGTGAATGCCGATGGTTTGTATTTGATACCCACGGCCGAAGTTCCGATTACTAATCTCTATCGTGATGTAATTGTGAGCGAAGCCGACTTACCCATAAAAAATGTAGGCTATACACCTTGCTTCCGCAGGGAGGCGGGTAGCTGGGGTGCGCACGTGCGCGGACTGAATAGACTTCATCAATTTGACAAAGTAGAAATTGTGCAAGTGTGCAAGCCCGAAGATTCGTATCGCATTTTAGAAGAGATGAGCGAACACGTGGCGGGGCTTTTGAAAAAATTAGAGTTACCTTTTAGAAGATTACTGTTGTGCGGTGGCGATATGGGTTTCAACTCGGCTATGACCTACGACTTTGAAGTGTTTTCTGCTGCACAGCAGCGCTGGTTAGAGGTTAGCTCTGTTAGTAACTTTGAAACCTACCAAGCGAACCGCTTGAAGTTGCGCTACAAAAACAAAGAGGGCAAAATGCAATTGTTGCACACGCTCAATGGCAGTGCGCTGGCGCTTCCGCGGATTGTGGCAGCGATTTTGGAGAACAACCAAACACCGGAAGGAATAAAGATTCCAAAAGTGTTGGTGCCATGGACGGTGTTTGAGTGGGTCAATTGA